A window of Polaromonas hydrogenivorans contains these coding sequences:
- a CDS encoding glutathione S-transferase N-terminal domain-containing protein, whose amino-acid sequence MTDRSTLSTFPITHKWPALHPDRLQLYSLPTPNGVKVSIMLEETGLPYEPHLVSFETQDQMSPEFLSLSPNNKIPAILDPNGPDGQPLALFESGAILIYLAEKTGLFLPQDAAGRYETIQWLMFQMGGIGPMFGQLGFFSKFAGKDYEDKRPRDRYVAEARRLLGVLDRRLDGRDWIMGSDYTIADIATLPWVRNLIGFYEAGELVGIDDFAQVKRVLAAFVARPAVVKGLAIPPRS is encoded by the coding sequence ATGACCGACCGCTCCACGCTTTCGACCTTCCCCATCACCCACAAATGGCCCGCCCTGCACCCTGACCGGCTGCAGCTGTATTCGCTGCCCACGCCCAACGGCGTGAAGGTGTCGATCATGCTGGAGGAAACCGGCCTGCCCTACGAGCCGCACCTGGTCAGCTTCGAGACGCAGGACCAGATGTCGCCCGAATTCCTCTCGCTGAGCCCGAACAACAAGATTCCGGCCATCCTGGACCCGAACGGGCCGGACGGCCAGCCGCTGGCGCTGTTCGAGTCGGGCGCGATCCTGATCTACCTGGCCGAAAAGACCGGCTTGTTTCTGCCCCAGGACGCGGCCGGACGCTACGAGACCATCCAGTGGCTGATGTTCCAGATGGGCGGCATCGGCCCGATGTTTGGCCAGCTGGGTTTTTTCAGCAAGTTCGCCGGCAAGGACTACGAGGACAAGCGCCCGCGCGACCGCTACGTGGCCGAGGCCAGGCGCCTGCTGGGCGTGCTGGACCGGCGGCTCGACGGCCGCGACTGGATCATGGGAAGTGACTACACCATTGCCGACATCGCCACCCTTCCGTGGGTGCGCAACCTGATCGGCTTCTACGAGGCGGGCGAGCTGGTGGGAATTGATGACTTTGCGCAGGTCAAGCGGGTGCTGGCGGCATTCGTGGCGCGCCCGGCGGTGGTCAAAGGCCTGGCGATACCGCCGCGCTCCTGA
- a CDS encoding abortive infection family protein, giving the protein MEKLRITLAKYSRWQPLDMYVDRMEAHLETDFSIAVENAKALLESICKEICDTKSVELGKKPSINAVLKQAFVALGYTADELVTQVSGSLANIGQYIGNLRNEISPTSHGKSLEELKDRNDKVDLLTRDFLIDSTLVVAVFLIRAFEERQTHAAVPVVGTVEAPPEYDDHEDFNNFWDESFGEFTMGQYSYPASEILFNVDMQAYQAEYKAFIESDEEPAGEDA; this is encoded by the coding sequence ATGGAAAAGCTCAGGATTACGCTCGCCAAGTACAGCCGATGGCAACCGCTTGACATGTATGTGGATCGCATGGAAGCCCACCTCGAAACCGACTTCAGCATCGCGGTTGAAAACGCAAAAGCTTTACTGGAAAGTATTTGTAAGGAAATCTGCGATACGAAGAGCGTTGAACTAGGAAAGAAGCCAAGTATTAATGCCGTGCTGAAGCAGGCCTTTGTTGCGTTGGGCTATACGGCGGATGAGTTGGTAACTCAAGTATCGGGTTCGCTGGCAAATATTGGCCAATATATCGGCAATTTGAGAAACGAAATCAGCCCGACTTCGCATGGGAAGTCATTGGAGGAGTTGAAGGATAGGAACGATAAAGTCGATTTACTCACTCGAGATTTCTTGATCGACAGCACCCTGGTCGTCGCCGTGTTCCTGATTCGTGCGTTTGAGGAGCGGCAGACTCATGCTGCCGTACCTGTAGTGGGCACTGTTGAAGCACCCCCAGAATACGACGATCACGAAGATTTCAACAACTTCTGGGATGAATCTTTCGGCGAGTTCACCATGGGCCAATATTCTTATCCGGCCAGTGAAATCCTGTTCAATGTGGACATGCAGGCCTATCAAGCCGAATACAAAGCCTTTATTGAATCCGACGAAGAGCCTGCAGGAGAGGATGCATGA
- a CDS encoding PDDEXK nuclease domain-containing protein, which produces MKKVSRTASAAPDAELALYSSIRSLVLSARSTVARGVDLVQVRTNFEIGRHVVAHEQQGESRAEYGKEVLKRLAERLTVEFGSGFSVTNLKLMRQFYLLNAHRISQTASDLFETSKGRIGQAASDLLAAVEKRPFSLSWSHYVFLLGIKKADERDFYEIEAASQNWTVRELKRQFDSGLYERLALSRDKDGIRQLAQQGQIVSRPQDLLKEPLVLEFFGLSEQARYSESDLEGAIISQIEHFLLELGKGFLFEARQKRFTFDGDHFFVDLVFYNRLLRCYVLIDLKIGKLTHQDLGQMQMYVNYFDRYVKTDTESATIGIVLCKKKHEALVEITFPKDANIHAREYQLYFPSKEELQQKLAEWAAKVAG; this is translated from the coding sequence ATGAAAAAAGTGTCTCGCACGGCGTCTGCAGCACCGGATGCGGAATTGGCTCTGTATTCCAGCATCCGCTCGCTGGTCCTGTCCGCCCGCAGCACCGTTGCGCGTGGCGTTGACCTGGTGCAGGTGCGTACCAATTTCGAGATTGGCCGACATGTCGTGGCGCATGAACAGCAAGGTGAAAGTCGCGCGGAGTACGGCAAGGAAGTGCTGAAACGGCTGGCTGAACGCCTGACGGTCGAGTTTGGAAGCGGCTTTTCGGTGACCAATCTCAAGTTGATGCGCCAGTTCTATCTACTGAACGCCCACCGAATAAGTCAGACAGCGTCTGACTTATTTGAAACCTCCAAGGGCCGCATAGGTCAGGCGGCGTCTGACCTATTGGCAGCGGTTGAAAAACGCCCCTTCAGCCTGAGCTGGTCCCACTATGTTTTTCTGCTGGGCATCAAGAAGGCCGATGAACGCGACTTCTACGAAATCGAAGCGGCCAGCCAGAACTGGACCGTGCGCGAGCTCAAGCGCCAGTTTGACAGCGGCCTGTACGAACGCCTGGCGCTGAGCCGCGACAAAGACGGCATTCGCCAGCTTGCCCAACAGGGGCAAATCGTCAGCCGGCCCCAGGACTTGCTCAAGGAGCCGCTGGTGCTGGAGTTTTTTGGCCTGTCCGAACAAGCCCGGTATTCCGAGTCCGACCTGGAAGGCGCCATCATCAGCCAGATCGAGCATTTTCTGCTGGAGCTGGGCAAGGGCTTTTTGTTTGAAGCCCGGCAAAAGCGCTTTACCTTTGACGGCGACCATTTTTTCGTCGATCTGGTTTTCTACAACCGCCTGCTGCGCTGCTATGTGCTGATCGACCTGAAAATCGGCAAGCTCACCCATCAGGATTTAGGCCAGATGCAGATGTACGTCAACTACTTTGACCGCTACGTCAAAACCGATACCGAAAGCGCCACCATCGGCATCGTGCTGTGCAAGAAAAAGCACGAGGCGCTGGTTGAAATCACTTTTCCCAAAGACGCGAATATCCATGCGCGGGAATACCAGCTTTATTTTCCGAGCAAAGAGGAGTTGCAGCAGAAACTTGCGGAGTGGGCTGCAAAAGTAGCTGGCTGA
- a CDS encoding class I SAM-dependent methyltransferase: MSHPTLPAGPLNFRQLSDNYQFLRGFVRNPARVGSIVPSSRQLEQRLVQLARLGEARTVVELGPGTGGTTAAFLQAMSPTAQLLAIELDSEFHQRLDAAIRDPRFNLELGSAERLAEFLAARWLPAPDAIVSGIPFSTMAPEVSDRVAATVARVLRPGGRFVAYQVRAHVADFMSPYLGQPETCWEFMNVPPVRVFTWVKPGR, from the coding sequence ATGAGCCATCCAACCCTGCCTGCAGGCCCTCTCAATTTTCGCCAGCTCAGCGACAACTACCAGTTCCTTCGCGGCTTTGTGCGCAATCCGGCGCGCGTCGGCTCCATCGTTCCGAGTTCACGCCAGCTTGAGCAGCGGCTGGTGCAGCTTGCCCGGCTTGGCGAGGCACGCACGGTGGTCGAACTGGGGCCGGGCACCGGCGGAACGACCGCCGCCTTTTTGCAGGCGATGTCTCCCACGGCCCAGTTGCTGGCCATCGAACTCGACAGCGAATTCCACCAGCGCCTGGACGCCGCCATCCGTGACCCGCGTTTTAACCTTGAGCTGGGCAGCGCCGAGCGCCTGGCCGAATTCCTGGCGGCCCGCTGGCTGCCGGCGCCCGATGCCATCGTCTCCGGCATTCCGTTTTCAACCATGGCGCCTGAAGTCTCCGACCGGGTGGCCGCCACCGTCGCCCGGGTGCTGCGGCCGGGCGGGCGTTTTGTCGCCTACCAGGTGCGCGCGCATGTCGCCGATTTCATGTCGCCCTACCTCGGCCAGCCCGAGACCTGCTGGGAATTCATGAACGTGCCGCCGGTGCGGGTCTTCACCTGGGTCAAGCCCGGGCGCTGA
- a CDS encoding type I restriction endonuclease subunit R produces the protein MLTESAIETFAIKLFERLGYIYLHGPDISPDSDNPERSSYAEVLLLGRLAQAAGRINHKLPRDVVEMALKEVQRAHSPDLLASNEAFHRLLTEGVPVSLQKDGDTRGERVWLIDFARPANNEFVVANQFTVIENHQNKRPDLVLFVNGIPLVVIELKNAVDENATLKAAYQQIETYKQAIPTLFTSNALVVISDGLEAKAGSISASLSRFMAWKSADGKAEASHLVSQLETLIIGMLNPETLLDLVRHFIVFEKGSKEDPKTGQITISTIKKLAAYHQYYAVNAAVASTLRAADMSGPLSVREKPASYGLPGVADQPKGDMKAGVVWHTQGSGKSLSMVFYTGKIVLALDNPTVLVITDRNDLDDQLFDTFAASKQLLRQEPVQAKDREHLKALLKVAAGGVVFSTIQKFQPDEGNVYDQLSNRSNIVVIVDEAHRTQYGFAAKTVDEKNADGVVIGKKVVYGFAKYLRDALPRATYLGFTGTPIEKTDVNTPAVFGNYVDIYDIAQAVEDGATVRIYYESRLAKVSLSEEGKKLIAELDEELEQDELTETQKAKAKWTKMEALIGSEQRIKNIARDIVSHFEVRQEVFAGKAMVVSMSRRIAADLYEEIIKLRPDWHADELGKGVIKVVMTAASSDGPKLAKHHTTKEQRKLLAERMKAEDDPLKLVIVRDMWLTGFDAPSMHTLYIDKPMKGHNLMQAIARVNRVYKDKPGGLVVDYLGIAADLKEALSFYSDAGGKGDPTLLQEQAVGLMLEKLEVISALYHGFAYEHYFKADTAQKLSLILAAEEHILGLDDGRKRYINEVTALSQAFAIAIPHEQAIDVKDEVGFFQAVKARLVKYDSVGGGRSNEEIETTIRQVIDQALVSEQVIDVFDAAGIKKPDISILSDEFLAELKGYEHKNVALEVLKKLLNDELKIRAKRNLVQSRSLMEMLEAAIKKYHNKILTAAEVMDELIKVSKEIVAADDEAKHMGLSDFEYAFYTAVANNDSARELMQQDKLRELAVVLTQRVRENASIDWTIKENVRAKLKVIVKRTLRQFGYPPSMELLATETVLKQAEMIANELTGIV, from the coding sequence ATGCTCACCGAATCCGCCATTGAAACCTTTGCTATTAAGCTGTTTGAACGGCTGGGCTACATCTACCTGCACGGCCCGGACATCTCCCCCGACAGCGACAACCCGGAGCGCAGCAGCTACGCTGAGGTGTTGTTGCTCGGTCGGCTGGCCCAGGCCGCTGGGCGCATCAACCACAAGCTGCCACGGGATGTGGTTGAGATGGCGCTCAAGGAAGTGCAACGAGCCCACTCCCCTGACCTGCTGGCCAGTAACGAAGCTTTCCATCGCCTGCTGACCGAAGGGGTGCCGGTCAGCCTGCAAAAGGACGGTGACACGCGCGGCGAACGGGTTTGGTTGATCGACTTTGCCCGGCCTGCGAACAATGAATTTGTGGTGGCCAACCAGTTCACCGTCATCGAAAACCACCAAAACAAGCGACCCGACCTGGTGCTGTTTGTCAACGGCATCCCGCTGGTGGTGATCGAGCTGAAGAACGCCGTCGATGAAAACGCCACCCTTAAAGCGGCGTATCAGCAGATTGAAACCTACAAGCAAGCCATACCGACCCTGTTCACCTCTAACGCCTTGGTAGTGATCTCTGACGGGCTAGAGGCCAAGGCAGGCTCCATTTCGGCGAGTCTGTCGCGTTTCATGGCCTGGAAAAGCGCCGATGGCAAGGCGGAGGCGTCTCATCTGGTTAGCCAGTTGGAAACGCTGATCATCGGTATGTTGAACCCAGAGACTTTGCTGGACTTGGTGCGCCACTTCATCGTTTTCGAGAAGGGCAGCAAGGAAGACCCAAAAACGGGCCAGATCACGATCAGCACCATCAAGAAGCTGGCGGCCTATCACCAGTATTACGCAGTGAACGCGGCGGTAGCCTCCACCTTGCGGGCGGCGGACATGAGCGGGCCGTTATCTGTGCGTGAAAAACCGGCCAGCTACGGACTGCCAGGTGTTGCGGACCAGCCCAAGGGTGACATGAAGGCGGGGGTGGTGTGGCATACCCAGGGGTCGGGCAAGTCGCTTTCCATGGTTTTCTATACCGGCAAGATCGTGCTGGCGCTGGACAACCCGACGGTGCTGGTAATTACCGACCGCAATGATCTGGACGATCAGCTCTTTGACACCTTTGCCGCTTCCAAACAGTTGTTGCGACAGGAGCCAGTGCAAGCCAAGGATCGCGAGCACTTGAAGGCACTGCTGAAGGTGGCAGCGGGCGGCGTGGTTTTCTCAACCATCCAGAAGTTCCAGCCCGATGAGGGCAATGTTTACGACCAGCTTTCCAATCGTTCAAACATCGTGGTGATCGTCGATGAAGCCCACCGCACCCAATATGGTTTTGCCGCCAAGACGGTGGACGAGAAAAACGCCGATGGCGTGGTGATAGGCAAGAAGGTTGTTTATGGCTTTGCCAAGTATCTGCGTGATGCTTTGCCACGCGCCACCTATCTGGGCTTCACTGGCACACCCATTGAGAAGACCGATGTGAACACCCCAGCGGTGTTTGGCAACTATGTGGACATCTACGACATTGCCCAAGCGGTGGAGGATGGTGCCACAGTGCGTATTTACTACGAAAGCCGCCTGGCCAAAGTGAGTTTGAGCGAGGAGGGCAAGAAGCTGATTGCCGAACTGGACGAAGAGCTGGAGCAAGATGAGCTGACCGAGACACAAAAAGCCAAAGCCAAGTGGACCAAGATGGAGGCGCTGATTGGCAGTGAGCAGCGCATCAAAAATATTGCCCGTGACATCGTCAGTCACTTTGAAGTCCGGCAAGAGGTCTTCGCAGGCAAGGCAATGGTGGTAAGCATGTCGCGTCGTATTGCCGCCGATCTGTACGAAGAGATTATCAAGTTGCGCCCCGACTGGCATGCTGATGAACTGGGCAAAGGCGTCATCAAGGTGGTTATGACTGCCGCATCGAGCGATGGACCAAAGCTCGCCAAACACCACACCACCAAGGAGCAGCGCAAGTTGCTAGCCGAGCGCATGAAAGCTGAAGATGACCCGCTCAAACTGGTGATCGTGCGCGACATGTGGCTGACCGGCTTCGATGCGCCGAGCATGCACACCCTTTACATTGACAAGCCCATGAAGGGGCACAACCTGATGCAAGCCATTGCGCGGGTGAATCGTGTGTACAAAGACAAGCCCGGCGGCTTGGTGGTGGATTATTTAGGAATCGCGGCGGACCTCAAAGAGGCGCTTTCGTTCTATTCCGATGCGGGCGGCAAGGGTGATCCAACCCTGTTGCAGGAGCAGGCCGTGGGCCTGATGCTGGAGAAGCTTGAGGTGATATCGGCCCTTTATCACGGCTTTGCCTATGAACACTATTTCAAAGCGGATACCGCCCAGAAGCTGTCGCTGATTCTCGCGGCGGAAGAACATATCCTCGGCTTGGATGACGGTCGCAAGCGTTATATCAACGAGGTCACGGCGCTTTCACAGGCCTTCGCCATTGCCATACCGCATGAGCAGGCGATAGATGTGAAGGACGAGGTGGGCTTCTTTCAAGCGGTGAAGGCGCGGCTGGTGAAGTACGACAGTGTCGGGGGCGGGCGCAGCAACGAAGAAATCGAAACGACCATTCGCCAGGTGATCGACCAAGCGTTGGTGTCGGAACAAGTGATTGACGTGTTTGACGCGGCGGGCATAAAAAAACCAGACATTTCAATTTTGTCTGATGAATTCTTGGCCGAACTGAAAGGCTACGAGCATAAAAACGTGGCTTTGGAGGTGCTCAAGAAACTCCTCAATGACGAATTGAAAATCCGCGCAAAGCGCAACCTGGTGCAAAGCCGGTCACTGATGGAAATGTTAGAGGCCGCTATCAAGAAGTACCACAACAAAATTCTGACTGCTGCAGAGGTGATGGACGAGTTGATCAAGGTCAGCAAGGAAATCGTCGCCGCCGATGATGAAGCCAAACACATGGGGCTTTCTGACTTTGAGTATGCGTTCTACACCGCAGTGGCAAACAACGACAGTGCCCGTGAGCTGATGCAACAAGACAAGTTACGCGAACTGGCTGTGGTGTTAACCCAGCGGGTACGCGAAAACGCATCCATTGATTGGACTATCAAAGAGAACGTCAGAGCTAAGCTCAAGGTGATTGTGAAGCGTACCTTGCGGCAATTTGGCTATCCGCCAAGCATGGAATTGCTCGCGACTGAAACGGTACTTAAACAGGCGGAAATGATTGCGAACGAGCTTACGGGCATTGTTTAA
- a CDS encoding VOC family protein — translation MATQIYVNLPVKNLDKSLRFFKRLGFAFNPKFTDENAACMVVGDDSYVMLLAEEFFRTFTPHPICDATRSTEVIVCLSCESREAVDLMVSNALGAGARTHRAAKDHGNMYQHGFQDLDGHLWEVMYIEPTYVHIGPEDV, via the coding sequence ATGGCCACTCAGATCTACGTCAACCTGCCGGTCAAGAACCTGGACAAGTCGCTGCGGTTTTTCAAGCGGCTCGGCTTCGCGTTCAACCCCAAGTTCACCGACGAGAACGCCGCCTGCATGGTCGTGGGCGACGACAGTTACGTGATGCTGCTGGCCGAGGAATTTTTCAGGACCTTCACGCCCCACCCGATCTGCGACGCCACCCGCAGCACCGAGGTCATCGTCTGCCTGTCCTGCGAAAGCCGGGAGGCGGTGGACCTGATGGTGAGCAATGCACTGGGCGCAGGCGCAAGGACGCACCGCGCGGCCAAGGACCACGGCAACATGTACCAGCACGGCTTCCAGGATCTGGACGGCCACCTGTGGGAAGTGATGTACATAGAGCCGACCTATGTCCACATCGGCCCCGAAGATGTTTAG
- a CDS encoding RNA-binding domain-containing protein: MEFKEAKNGYDFTKLGKYFSALCNEANLKHHPSAWLVFGVNDQRQVVGSNFRLARKDLDSLKEEIANKTTNRITFIEIHEVAHAQGRVLLLEIPAAPKGLPVAYDGHYYGRDGEALSPLNLEEIERIRAQSTVEDWSAVVVPNASLVDLDEEALVVARRNFKSKFPDKAAEVDGWDDLTFLNKAKLTIKGRITRTALLLLGREEAEHFLLPAEAKIRWLLKDHLGNDRDYALFGMPLLLAVDKVYAKIRNLKYRYIREGTLFPDEIDQYAPYSIREALNNCIAHQDYTLAGRINVIEREESLSFTNKGSFVPGDVRRVVMEDAPEEHYRNRFLATAMFNLKMVDTAGGGIRKLFLFQRQRFFPMPDYDLSGNRVQLTLTGKVLDMDYARMLASDGALALQDIMALDKVQKRLALTADEEKLLKAKTLIEGRKPNFFIAKSLAQQTGQKARYSKNRAFDKQYYLDLICKAVKEHGSLARKDIDELLWNKLPDWMDERQRKIKVGNLIAELRRHQKIVNQGSDTKPSWALVTNHPV, encoded by the coding sequence GTGGAGTTCAAGGAAGCCAAGAACGGCTACGACTTCACCAAACTCGGCAAATATTTCTCGGCGTTGTGCAACGAAGCCAACCTGAAACATCATCCATCGGCTTGGCTGGTGTTTGGCGTCAATGACCAGCGGCAGGTGGTGGGTTCCAACTTTCGTTTGGCGCGCAAGGATCTGGACAGTTTGAAAGAGGAGATCGCGAACAAAACCACTAACCGCATTACCTTCATCGAAATTCACGAGGTGGCACACGCCCAAGGGCGGGTGCTATTGCTGGAGATTCCTGCCGCACCCAAAGGCTTGCCGGTGGCTTACGACGGGCATTATTACGGGCGCGATGGCGAAGCGCTGTCACCGCTGAACCTGGAGGAGATCGAGCGCATCCGGGCGCAATCGACGGTGGAGGACTGGAGTGCAGTTGTCGTGCCCAACGCCAGCCTGGTCGATCTGGATGAAGAAGCCTTGGTGGTTGCGCGGCGCAATTTCAAGAGCAAATTCCCGGATAAGGCTGCCGAAGTGGACGGCTGGGACGACTTGACCTTCTTGAACAAGGCCAAGCTGACCATCAAGGGGCGGATCACGCGCACCGCACTGTTGCTGCTGGGTCGTGAAGAGGCTGAGCATTTCCTGCTGCCCGCAGAGGCCAAGATTCGTTGGCTGCTGAAGGACCATCTGGGCAACGACAGGGACTACGCCCTGTTTGGCATGCCGCTGCTGCTGGCGGTGGACAAGGTGTACGCCAAGATTCGCAACCTCAAATATCGCTACATCCGCGAAGGCACCCTATTCCCGGATGAGATCGACCAATATGCGCCTTATTCGATTCGTGAGGCGCTGAACAATTGCATTGCGCATCAGGACTACACGCTGGCGGGGCGCATCAATGTGATTGAGCGGGAAGAAAGCCTGAGCTTCACCAACAAAGGCAGCTTTGTGCCTGGCGATGTGCGCCGGGTAGTGATGGAAGATGCGCCCGAAGAACATTACCGCAACCGCTTCCTTGCCACCGCCATGTTCAACCTCAAGATGGTGGACACGGCGGGCGGCGGTATCCGCAAGCTATTTTTGTTTCAGAGGCAGCGCTTTTTCCCGATGCCGGACTACGACCTCTCAGGCAACCGGGTCCAGCTGACGCTGACAGGGAAGGTGTTGGACATGGACTACGCCCGCATGCTGGCCAGCGATGGCGCCTTGGCGTTGCAGGACATCATGGCCTTGGACAAGGTGCAGAAGCGGCTGGCGCTGACTGCGGATGAAGAGAAGTTACTAAAGGCCAAGACGCTGATTGAAGGGCGAAAGCCGAATTTTTTCATTGCCAAGTCACTGGCACAGCAAACCGGCCAGAAGGCGCGCTACAGCAAGAACCGGGCGTTTGACAAGCAGTATTACCTGGACCTGATTTGCAAGGCCGTGAAAGAACACGGCTCGCTGGCACGCAAGGACATTGATGAATTACTGTGGAACAAGCTGCCCGATTGGATGGACGAGCGGCAACGGAAGATCAAGGTTGGCAACCTGATTGCGGAGCTGAGGCGGCATCAGAAGATCGTCAATCAAGGTAGCGATACAAAACCGTCCTGGGCTCTCGTAACCAATCACCCTGTATGA
- a CDS encoding Fic family protein, with product MPARYIWQHPDWPKLGFDAQALAPDLNQARLQQGRLLGLLDAIGLAEAQEITRELWVQEAVATAAIEGEQLDLAAVRSSVAYRLGLADAPTGDRHVDGLVEVMQDATDGFASVLDGDRLCRWQSALFPGGTSGLRRIAVGRWRDHADPMQIVSGRPGREVVHYTAPASSRVAGEMARFLAWFEATRPASQRAVAASPDVPATTLNGIARAAVAHLWFESIHPFEDGNGRLGRAIVDMALAQDVGAPARLFGMSRQLLVSRSAYYDALSQAQSGPPEGALDVTPWVQWFVQAFTRSCILSQAAVKQALDKAAFRLRMSCLALNARQIKVLMRLLEAGSTELGGGFLGGMTAEKYGKISATSKATATRDLAELLQHGLLRVEGVGKATRYAVNVAGWNQPVTR from the coding sequence ATGCCAGCCCGCTACATCTGGCAGCACCCCGACTGGCCCAAGCTCGGTTTTGACGCACAGGCGCTGGCCCCCGACCTGAATCAGGCGCGGCTCCAGCAGGGCCGCTTGCTGGGCCTGCTCGATGCCATTGGCTTGGCGGAGGCGCAGGAAATCACGCGCGAGCTGTGGGTGCAGGAGGCCGTTGCCACGGCGGCGATTGAGGGTGAACAGCTTGATCTGGCGGCGGTTCGTTCGTCGGTGGCGTACCGTCTGGGGTTGGCCGACGCGCCCACGGGTGATCGCCATGTGGACGGGCTGGTGGAGGTGATGCAGGACGCGACCGACGGATTCGCCTCGGTGCTGGACGGCGACCGTTTGTGCCGCTGGCAGTCGGCCCTGTTTCCGGGCGGCACGTCGGGCCTGCGCCGGATTGCCGTGGGGCGCTGGCGCGACCACGCCGACCCGATGCAAATCGTCAGCGGGCGGCCCGGTCGGGAGGTGGTGCATTACACCGCGCCCGCTTCCAGCCGGGTGGCGGGTGAAATGGCGCGGTTTCTGGCCTGGTTTGAAGCCACGCGCCCAGCCAGCCAGCGGGCCGTCGCCGCATCGCCCGACGTGCCGGCCACCACGCTCAACGGCATTGCCCGTGCGGCGGTGGCGCACCTGTGGTTTGAATCGATTCATCCGTTTGAAGACGGCAATGGCCGGCTCGGGCGCGCCATTGTGGACATGGCGCTGGCGCAGGATGTGGGCGCACCGGCCCGGCTGTTCGGCATGTCGCGGCAACTGCTGGTGTCGAGAAGCGCTTATTACGACGCCTTGAGCCAGGCGCAGTCTGGCCCGCCGGAGGGCGCGCTGGATGTGACGCCGTGGGTGCAATGGTTTGTGCAGGCTTTTACCCGGAGCTGCATCCTGTCCCAGGCGGCGGTGAAGCAGGCGCTGGACAAAGCCGCGTTCCGGTTGCGCATGTCCTGCTTGGCGCTGAATGCGCGGCAAATCAAGGTGCTGATGCGCCTGCTTGAAGCGGGAAGCACCGAACTGGGCGGCGGATTCCTGGGCGGCATGACCGCCGAGAAGTACGGCAAGATCAGCGCCACCTCCAAGGCCACCGCCACGCGCGACCTGGCCGAGCTTCTGCAGCACGGTTTGCTCAGGGTCGAAGGCGTCGGCAAGGCCACGCGCTACGCCGTCAACGTCGCGGGTTGGAACCAGCCGGTGACGCGCTGA
- a CDS encoding tRNA-uridine aminocarboxypropyltransferase, translating into MSSQAASSPPAPLPHAHAHAVSRLRAARLARSSKPFLARGGPRGERCAGCRLIPSHCLCALRPAVPVRAGVCLIMADIEPLKPSNTGWLIADVVADTSAFGWARTEVDPALLALLADPQWQPYLVFPGEFVADGRVVAEVQPTDLDNGKRPLFVLLDATWPEARKMFRKSPYLDHLPVLSLQTEQLSSYRLRRSRRADHFCTSEVAALCLELAGEPHAARTLEAYLDVFTSHYLLAKQQLPVDGEDAAHQRLRGLRLPGGRGAGA; encoded by the coding sequence ATGTCCAGCCAAGCCGCATCATCCCCGCCAGCCCCATTGCCCCACGCCCATGCACACGCAGTTTCCCGCCTGCGCGCCGCCCGCCTGGCGCGCAGTTCCAAACCCTTTCTGGCCCGTGGCGGTCCGCGTGGGGAGCGCTGCGCCGGTTGCCGCCTGATTCCCAGCCACTGCCTGTGCGCCTTGCGTCCGGCCGTGCCGGTGCGTGCGGGGGTTTGCCTGATCATGGCCGACATCGAGCCGCTCAAGCCCAGCAACACGGGCTGGCTGATCGCCGATGTGGTGGCCGACACGTCGGCCTTTGGCTGGGCGCGCACCGAGGTGGACCCTGCGCTGCTGGCCCTGCTGGCCGATCCGCAGTGGCAGCCGTATCTGGTGTTTCCGGGTGAGTTCGTCGCGGACGGACGCGTCGTGGCGGAGGTGCAGCCCACCGACCTTGACAACGGCAAGCGGCCGCTGTTTGTGTTGCTCGACGCCACCTGGCCCGAGGCGCGCAAGATGTTTCGCAAGAGCCCCTACCTGGACCACCTGCCGGTGCTCAGCCTGCAGACCGAGCAGCTTTCCAGCTACCGCCTGCGCCGCTCCAGGCGCGCCGACCATTTCTGCACTTCAGAAGTCGCCGCGCTGTGCCTGGAACTGGCGGGCGAGCCGCATGCGGCACGGACGCTGGAGGCTTACCTCGATGTGTTCACCAGCCACTACCTGTTGGCCAAGCAGCAGTTGCCCGTGGATGGGGAAGACGCGGCGCACCAGCGTCTGCGCGGCTTGCGTTTGCCTGGCGGCAGAGGCGCTGGCGCCTGA